In one window of Chryseobacterium viscerum DNA:
- a CDS encoding GNAT family N-acetyltransferase produces the protein MNPEIKLRQSQIEDRNRIWEIIQQSIERRRQDGSTQWQNGYPNLGTVESDIAKGFGHVLTVDGEIAVYGALILNDEPAYSTIEGAWLSDGEFVVVHRVAVDEKFAGQGMVKKFFDHIEEFTKSHDIQSIKVDTNHDNIAMLKILEGRGYSYCGEVLLRDGMRKAFEKIII, from the coding sequence ATGAACCCAGAGATCAAACTAAGACAATCGCAAATTGAAGACAGAAACAGGATTTGGGAAATTATCCAGCAATCTATTGAAAGAAGAAGACAAGACGGAAGTACCCAATGGCAGAACGGATATCCTAACCTCGGGACAGTAGAAAGTGATATTGCTAAAGGTTTCGGACATGTTTTGACAGTAGACGGAGAAATTGCAGTATATGGAGCACTGATTCTGAATGATGAACCTGCTTACAGTACCATTGAAGGAGCATGGCTGAGTGATGGTGAATTTGTAGTGGTTCACAGAGTAGCTGTGGATGAAAAATTTGCAGGGCAAGGAATGGTGAAGAAGTTTTTTGATCACATTGAAGAATTTACCAAATCTCATGACATTCAGAGTATTAAAGTAGATACCAATCATGATAATATTGCGATGTTGAAAATCCTTGAAGGCAGAGGTTATTCCTATTGCGGAGAGGTTCTTTTGAGAGATGGCATGAGAAAAGCTTTTGAGAAGATTATAATTTAA
- a CDS encoding DUF2007 domain-containing protein — MERSTRVSVYVSDNPSEIQLVKSKLDDAQIANTVENNYLTFTTTPTATSLKVMVDLEEEKRAFEIIDAYLQQSENQ, encoded by the coding sequence ATGGAAAGAAGTACGAGAGTGTCAGTTTATGTAAGTGATAATCCTTCAGAAATTCAGTTGGTTAAGTCTAAATTGGATGATGCACAAATTGCAAATACCGTTGAAAATAACTATCTTACGTTTACCACTACACCAACAGCAACTTCGCTGAAGGTAATGGTAGATTTGGAAGAAGAAAAAAGAGCATTTGAAATTATTGATGCTTACCTTCAACAAAGTGAAAATCAATAA
- the lat gene encoding L-lysine 6-transaminase, which translates to MEQTLDIKANKVKETVGKHVLADGFDFVMDIEKSHGSWLYDKLTDKEYLDMFSMFASASIGYNHPYLVERSEWLGRMAVNKPTLADVYSEEYAHFLEVFERVVIPEELQYAFFIEGGTLGVENAMKACFDWKTRKNFAKGLETEAGICIHFKQAFHGRSGYTLSLTNTSDPRKYQYFPMFNWPRILNPKLKFPITEENLEETIKNENLALLQIEEAILMHPDKVACIIIEPIQAEGGDNHFRDEFLLGLRRICDDNEILLIFDEVQTGIAITGKMWAFQHFTAKPDIISFGKKAQVCGVLANKEKFDEVPNNVFKESSRINSTFGGNFIDMLRFQLVMEVIEKENLVENARVVGDFLLESLKALAEKYPEKISNARGRGLMCAIDLPTAEQRNHLMNELFNDGLIILPCGDQSLRFRPHLNVTKEEIQLALDKIESNINKI; encoded by the coding sequence ATGGAACAAACATTAGATATAAAAGCAAATAAAGTAAAAGAAACAGTAGGAAAACACGTGTTGGCAGACGGTTTCGATTTTGTGATGGATATTGAAAAATCACACGGTTCATGGCTTTATGATAAACTTACAGACAAAGAATACCTGGATATGTTCTCTATGTTTGCATCAGCATCCATCGGATACAATCATCCTTACCTTGTAGAAAGATCAGAATGGTTGGGAAGAATGGCTGTAAATAAGCCTACTTTGGCTGACGTTTACTCGGAAGAATATGCTCATTTCCTTGAGGTATTTGAAAGAGTGGTTATTCCTGAAGAATTACAATATGCTTTCTTTATCGAAGGCGGAACTCTGGGCGTTGAAAATGCAATGAAAGCATGCTTCGACTGGAAAACCCGCAAAAACTTTGCAAAAGGATTAGAAACAGAAGCAGGAATCTGCATTCACTTCAAACAGGCTTTCCACGGAAGAAGTGGTTATACTTTGAGCTTAACCAATACTTCTGATCCAAGAAAATATCAATATTTCCCAATGTTCAACTGGCCGAGAATTTTAAATCCAAAATTAAAGTTCCCGATTACAGAAGAAAACCTTGAAGAAACAATCAAAAATGAAAACCTTGCTTTACTTCAAATTGAAGAGGCTATTCTGATGCACCCTGATAAAGTGGCTTGTATCATCATAGAACCTATTCAGGCAGAAGGAGGTGACAATCATTTCAGAGACGAATTCCTGTTGGGATTAAGAAGAATCTGTGATGACAACGAAATCTTACTTATTTTTGATGAAGTTCAGACAGGAATTGCCATTACAGGAAAAATGTGGGCATTCCAGCACTTTACAGCAAAACCGGACATTATTTCTTTCGGTAAAAAAGCACAGGTTTGTGGTGTTTTAGCCAATAAAGAGAAGTTTGATGAAGTTCCGAATAATGTTTTCAAAGAAAGCTCAAGAATCAATTCTACATTCGGAGGAAACTTTATTGATATGCTTCGTTTCCAGCTGGTAATGGAAGTGATTGAAAAAGAAAACCTGGTTGAAAATGCAAGAGTGGTTGGTGATTTCTTATTGGAAAGCCTGAAAGCCCTTGCTGAAAAATATCCTGAAAAAATTTCAAATGCAAGAGGAAGAGGATTGATGTGTGCTATTGATCTTCCAACTGCAGAGCAGAGAAATCATTTGATGAATGAGCTTTTCAATGATGGATTGATCATTCTTCCTTGTGGAGATCAGTCTCTTCGTTTCAGACCTCATTTGAATGTTACTAAAGAAGAAATCCAGCTTGCTTTAGATAAAATTGAAAGCAATATTAATAAAATTTAA
- a CDS encoding aldehyde dehydrogenase family protein, giving the protein MSKKVKDFGIEKTLKNLGIKEENKGTSVGGKYFASGKVIESISPVDGKLIAKVKTSGESDYDKVIETAQKAFQEFRLIPAPKRGEIVRQLGLKLREYKEDLGKLVSYEMGKSLQEGLGEVQEMIDICDFAVGLSRQLQGYTMHSERPGHRMYEQYHPLGVVGIITAFNFPVAVWSWNTALAWICGNVTIWKPSEKTPLCAIACQNIMMEVIKENNLPEGVSSVLVSDHEIGQKLVDDKKVALVSFTGSTRVGRMVSSKVAERFGKSILELGGNNAIIITKEADIDMSIIGAVFGAVGTAGQRCTSTRRLIIHESVYNEVKTRLTKAYGQLKIGNPLDENNHVGPLIDTDAVNQYEEAIKKCKKEGGKFVVEGGVLNGKEYESGCYVKPCVAEVKNSYEIVQHETFAPILYLIKYKTLEEAIAIQNDVPQGLSSAIMTQNLREAELFLSHAGSDCGIANVNIGTSGAEIGGAFGGEKETGGGRESGSDAWKYYMRRQTNTINYTAQLPLAQGIKFDL; this is encoded by the coding sequence ATGTCAAAAAAAGTAAAGGATTTCGGAATCGAAAAAACACTCAAAAACCTTGGTATTAAAGAAGAGAACAAAGGGACTTCAGTGGGCGGAAAATATTTCGCTTCAGGAAAAGTGATAGAAAGCATTTCTCCTGTGGACGGAAAGTTGATCGCTAAAGTAAAAACTTCCGGAGAAAGTGATTATGACAAAGTAATTGAAACTGCTCAAAAGGCGTTTCAGGAATTTAGGCTGATCCCGGCTCCCAAAAGAGGTGAGATCGTAAGACAGCTGGGCTTAAAATTAAGAGAATATAAAGAAGATCTTGGTAAGCTTGTTTCCTACGAAATGGGTAAATCATTACAGGAAGGACTTGGAGAAGTTCAGGAGATGATTGATATCTGTGACTTCGCTGTAGGACTTTCAAGACAACTTCAGGGGTACACCATGCACTCTGAAAGACCTGGGCACAGAATGTACGAACAGTATCATCCGCTGGGAGTAGTAGGAATCATTACTGCATTCAACTTCCCGGTAGCCGTATGGTCATGGAATACAGCATTGGCCTGGATCTGTGGTAACGTTACCATCTGGAAGCCATCTGAAAAAACACCGCTTTGTGCTATTGCATGCCAGAATATCATGATGGAGGTTATAAAGGAAAATAACCTTCCTGAAGGAGTTTCAAGTGTATTGGTTTCAGACCACGAAATCGGACAGAAACTGGTAGATGATAAAAAAGTTGCGCTTGTATCTTTCACAGGATCTACAAGAGTAGGAAGAATGGTTTCTTCTAAAGTAGCAGAAAGATTCGGGAAATCTATCCTTGAATTAGGTGGAAACAATGCTATTATCATTACGAAAGAAGCTGATATCGACATGTCGATCATCGGAGCTGTTTTTGGAGCTGTAGGAACTGCAGGTCAGAGATGTACTTCTACAAGAAGACTTATCATTCACGAAAGTGTATACAATGAAGTGAAAACAAGATTGACAAAAGCTTACGGGCAGCTGAAAATCGGAAATCCATTGGATGAAAATAACCATGTAGGTCCTCTGATTGATACTGACGCTGTAAACCAATACGAAGAAGCCATTAAGAAATGTAAAAAAGAAGGTGGTAAATTCGTTGTTGAAGGCGGAGTTTTAAATGGAAAAGAGTACGAATCCGGATGCTATGTGAAACCTTGCGTTGCAGAAGTGAAAAACTCTTATGAGATTGTTCAGCATGAAACATTTGCACCGATCTTATATCTGATTAAATACAAAACACTGGAAGAAGCTATTGCTATTCAGAATGATGTTCCACAAGGATTATCTTCTGCAATCATGACCCAGAACTTAAGAGAAGCAGAATTATTCCTTTCTCACGCAGGTTCAGACTGTGGTATTGCCAATGTAAATATCGGAACTTCCGGTGCTGAAATTGGTGGAGCTTTCGGTGGTGAAAAAGAAACCGGAGGAGGAAGAGAGTCCGGATCAGACGCTTGGAAGTACTATATGAGAAGACAAACCAATACTATAAATTATACTGCTCAACTTCCTTTAGCACAAGGAATTAAATTTGATTTATAA
- a CDS encoding SPFH domain-containing protein, whose product MEKTLKPMSGYLTLVICLALFVAAVYFFVSGVDQSIAYVVISMLCFLTSCFFLKGLMIIQPNHSRVLNFFGKYVGSVKENGLFFINPLYSSQKMSLRSENLQGQTLKVNDKMGNPIEIAVVIVWKVGDTYKAAFDVERYSDFVKMQSEAAVRHLAMSFPYDNLEDDHAPITLREGGDKINSILEQELTDRLSKAGIVIQEARISHLAYASEIAGAMLQRQQATAIVAARTKIVEGAVGMVDLALKKLSEDNIVELDDERKAAMVSNLMVVLCGEKAATPILNAGTLYN is encoded by the coding sequence ATGGAAAAAACATTAAAACCCATGTCGGGTTATCTTACATTGGTCATTTGCCTGGCCTTGTTTGTTGCAGCAGTATACTTCTTTGTTAGCGGAGTAGATCAAAGTATCGCTTATGTGGTTATATCTATGCTTTGTTTCCTTACTTCCTGCTTTTTTCTGAAAGGATTAATGATCATTCAGCCTAATCACTCAAGGGTGTTAAACTTTTTTGGAAAATATGTTGGGAGTGTAAAAGAGAACGGATTATTCTTTATCAATCCTTTGTATTCGTCACAGAAAATGTCTTTGCGTTCTGAGAATTTACAAGGACAGACTTTGAAAGTGAATGATAAAATGGGAAACCCTATTGAAATTGCGGTTGTCATCGTATGGAAAGTGGGAGATACTTACAAAGCCGCTTTTGATGTAGAACGTTATTCGGACTTTGTAAAGATGCAGAGTGAAGCAGCGGTACGTCATTTGGCTATGAGCTTTCCTTATGATAATTTAGAAGATGATCATGCTCCAATTACACTGAGAGAAGGAGGAGATAAAATCAATTCTATTTTGGAGCAGGAACTTACAGACCGTCTTTCCAAAGCAGGAATTGTGATTCAGGAGGCAAGGATTTCACATCTGGCTTATGCTTCGGAAATTGCTGGAGCAATGCTTCAGAGACAGCAGGCTACAGCTATTGTGGCGGCAAGAACCAAGATTGTAGAAGGAGCAGTAGGAATGGTAGACCTTGCCTTGAAAAAACTTTCAGAAGACAATATTGTTGAGCTTGATGATGAAAGGAAAGCTGCAATGGTAAGCAATTTAATGGTGGTTCTTTGTGGTGAAAAAGCTGCGACTCCAATATTAAATGCAGGAACGCTTTATAATTAA